One stretch of Pseudomonas sp. NC02 DNA includes these proteins:
- a CDS encoding Yip1 family protein — MIHHVVGLFTHPDQEWREIRGDKEESIGHMYLTHTLILAAIPAVSAFIGTTQVGWVIGSRAPVMLTVESALWMTLMSYAAMLGGVAVMGAFIHWMARTYDANPSMARCVAFATYTATPLFIGGLAALYPHMWLGMVVGTAAICYTVYLLYVGLPTFMNIHPDEGFLFSSSVLAVGLVVLVAIMAFTVIVWGLGVGPIYTN, encoded by the coding sequence ATGATCCATCACGTCGTGGGACTTTTCACCCACCCCGATCAGGAATGGCGGGAAATTCGTGGCGATAAAGAAGAAAGCATCGGCCACATGTACCTCACCCACACGCTGATTCTCGCGGCCATCCCCGCTGTCTCAGCCTTTATCGGTACCACTCAGGTGGGTTGGGTTATCGGCAGCCGCGCCCCGGTGATGCTGACGGTGGAAAGCGCGTTGTGGATGACCCTCATGTCCTACGCGGCGATGCTCGGCGGCGTGGCGGTGATGGGCGCGTTCATTCACTGGATGGCCCGCACCTATGACGCCAACCCCAGCATGGCGCGCTGCGTGGCGTTTGCCACCTACACCGCGACACCGCTGTTTATCGGCGGGCTGGCGGCGCTGTACCCGCATATGTGGCTGGGCATGGTGGTGGGCACGGCGGCCATTTGCTACACGGTGTATCTGCTGTACGTGGGGCTGCCGACCTTCATGAACATCCACCCGGACGAGGGCTTCCTGTTTTCCAGCTCGGTACTGGCGGTAGGCCTGGTGGTGCTGGTGGCGATCATGGCCTTTACCGTGATCGTCTGGGGGCTGGGCGTAGGCCCGATCTACACCAACTGA